The Achromobacter deleyi genome has a window encoding:
- a CDS encoding enoyl-CoA hydratase/isomerase family protein: MAEYEFIKLQSHEGVATLTLNRPDKRNAISDAMRSELIHALEAVAQDRAIKALVLTGEGKGFCAGGDISGMQRRMDAPPGEVGFNGWSRQQRVHHAVGLLHRMPKPTIAAVNGAAAGLGADTALSCDFIVASESATFTWSYIARGLIPDGGGMYFLPRRVGLARAKELIYSGRKVQADEAFKLGIADRLAPAGAELAAAQAWAAELGKGSATALALSKSILDQSFELTADQVFAMGSQAQGICYTSAEHRDSVAAFLATMAQARSARAQGEPK, from the coding sequence ATGGCCGAATACGAATTCATCAAACTGCAGTCGCATGAGGGCGTCGCCACGCTGACGCTGAACCGTCCCGACAAGCGCAACGCGATCAGCGACGCGATGCGCAGCGAACTGATCCACGCGCTGGAAGCGGTTGCCCAGGACCGGGCCATCAAGGCGCTGGTGCTGACGGGGGAAGGGAAAGGATTCTGCGCGGGCGGAGACATTTCCGGGATGCAGCGGCGGATGGACGCGCCGCCGGGCGAGGTCGGATTCAACGGCTGGTCCCGGCAGCAGCGCGTGCATCACGCGGTGGGCCTGTTGCATCGCATGCCCAAGCCCACGATTGCGGCGGTGAACGGCGCTGCCGCGGGCCTGGGCGCGGACACGGCCTTGAGTTGCGATTTCATCGTCGCCTCCGAGAGCGCCACGTTCACCTGGAGCTATATAGCCCGCGGACTGATCCCGGACGGCGGAGGCATGTACTTCCTGCCGCGCCGCGTGGGACTGGCGCGCGCCAAGGAATTGATCTATTCCGGCCGCAAGGTGCAGGCGGACGAGGCGTTCAAGCTGGGCATCGCCGACCGGCTCGCGCCCGCGGGCGCGGAGCTGGCCGCGGCGCAGGCCTGGGCCGCCGAGCTGGGGAAAGGTTCGGCCACGGCGCTTGCCCTGAGCAAGTCGATACTGGACCAGAGCTTCGAACTGACCGCGGACCAGGTCTTTGCCATGGGCAGCCAGGCCCAGGGGATCTGCTACACCAGCGCCGAGCACCGTGATTCCGTGGCCGCGTTCCTGGCCACGATGGCCCAGGCCAGGTCGGCCCGGGCCCAGGGAGAGCCCAAGTGA
- a CDS encoding acetate--CoA ligase family protein, whose amino-acid sequence MSALLKLLRPRSVAVVGASADPAKTSGRPVAYLRKHGFQGRIYPVNPKASDIDGLRCYPDVRSLPEAPDVAIVLLSAERTQQAIRDLADIGTGAAIVLASGYSETGEEGARRQRELREAAGNMRILGPNTIGLVNLTDRITLSASGALEIDQLHSGAVGLVSQSGGILGALLSRAAARGIGLSKLISTSNEVDLDLADFVDALADDPATRVIALYVESIRNPATFRAATRKAARAGKPVVAFKIGRSESGAQAAASHTGALAGADGMYDALFEDTGVIRAQAFSDLLDVSAALAHERKLRGRRIAVLTSTGGAGTLVADCLGVAGFELPPPDAATGEALRALQTGGHAALDRNPIDVTLAGLQPELLRGAIRIVLESDSYDALVVIVGSSGVAQPELMAGALKDTLAASDKPVMAYISPHAPRAAEVLSRYGIPAFHAPESVSAAMAAMWQVHARSQRPQRSRQQAAKPVPLTCAESGSLDEARAKALFARFGIPGVREIVVRSDDEAAKAATMLGPRVVLKLLSSEITHKSDVGGVAVNVAPEDVPERLRRMAADVQRHTGRRPDAFLVQEMVSGAAEVIVGLHRDPLGAAILLGMGGVVAELVRDTTLLLLPEDGTALAADQVMAALQRLKTWPLLDGYRGRERADVPALVEAILAFAGMAAALEDQLIEAEINPLFVKPAGQGVCAADGVAVLRGHSN is encoded by the coding sequence GTGAGCGCCCTGTTGAAACTGCTGCGGCCGCGCAGCGTGGCGGTGGTGGGCGCATCCGCCGATCCCGCCAAGACCTCCGGCCGCCCCGTGGCATACCTGCGCAAGCACGGGTTCCAGGGCCGGATCTATCCCGTCAACCCCAAGGCATCCGACATCGACGGACTGCGTTGCTATCCCGATGTGCGGTCATTGCCGGAAGCGCCGGACGTGGCCATCGTGTTGCTGAGCGCCGAACGGACCCAGCAGGCCATCCGCGATCTGGCGGACATCGGCACCGGCGCCGCGATTGTGCTGGCCAGCGGCTATTCGGAGACCGGCGAGGAAGGCGCTCGCCGCCAGCGCGAGTTGCGCGAGGCGGCGGGCAACATGCGCATCCTGGGGCCGAACACGATCGGTCTGGTCAACCTGACGGATCGCATCACGCTGTCGGCCAGCGGGGCCTTGGAAATCGATCAGCTGCACAGCGGCGCGGTCGGGCTGGTGTCGCAGAGCGGGGGAATCCTGGGCGCGCTGCTGTCGCGGGCCGCGGCGCGCGGCATCGGCTTGTCCAAGCTGATTTCCACCAGCAATGAGGTCGATCTGGATCTGGCCGACTTCGTGGATGCGCTGGCCGATGACCCCGCGACCCGCGTCATTGCGCTATATGTCGAGAGCATCCGCAACCCCGCCACATTCCGCGCCGCCACGCGCAAGGCGGCCAGGGCCGGCAAGCCCGTGGTGGCGTTCAAGATCGGGCGGTCGGAATCGGGCGCCCAGGCCGCGGCTTCCCACACCGGCGCGCTGGCCGGCGCGGACGGCATGTACGACGCGCTGTTCGAGGATACCGGCGTCATCCGCGCCCAGGCGTTCTCCGATCTGCTGGATGTTTCCGCGGCGCTGGCCCATGAGCGCAAGCTGCGCGGGCGCCGGATCGCGGTCCTGACATCGACGGGCGGAGCGGGCACGCTGGTGGCGGATTGCCTGGGTGTGGCCGGCTTCGAACTGCCGCCGCCGGACGCAGCCACCGGAGAGGCCCTGCGCGCCTTGCAGACGGGCGGCCATGCCGCGTTGGACCGCAATCCCATCGATGTGACCCTGGCGGGCTTGCAGCCCGAACTGCTGCGCGGCGCGATTCGCATCGTGCTGGAAAGCGACAGCTACGACGCGCTGGTCGTGATCGTCGGTTCGTCCGGCGTGGCGCAGCCCGAGCTGATGGCGGGAGCGCTGAAGGACACGCTGGCGGCGAGCGACAAGCCCGTGATGGCCTACATCAGCCCGCATGCCCCCCGGGCCGCGGAAGTCCTCAGCCGTTACGGCATACCGGCGTTCCACGCGCCCGAGAGCGTCAGCGCCGCCATGGCCGCGATGTGGCAGGTGCATGCGCGCAGCCAGCGTCCCCAGCGCAGCCGACAACAGGCCGCCAAGCCCGTTCCGTTGACCTGCGCGGAAAGCGGCTCGCTGGACGAAGCCCGGGCCAAGGCGCTTTTTGCCCGATTCGGCATCCCCGGCGTCAGGGAGATAGTGGTCCGTTCCGACGATGAGGCCGCAAAGGCCGCCACGATGCTGGGGCCACGCGTGGTGCTGAAGCTCTTGTCCAGCGAAATCACGCACAAAAGCGATGTGGGCGGCGTGGCTGTCAATGTCGCGCCGGAGGATGTGCCGGAGCGCTTGAGGCGGATGGCCGCCGATGTCCAGCGCCACACCGGACGCCGGCCCGATGCGTTCCTGGTCCAGGAAATGGTGTCCGGCGCGGCCGAGGTGATCGTGGGGCTGCACCGGGATCCGCTGGGCGCCGCGATCCTGCTCGGCATGGGCGGAGTCGTTGCCGAGCTGGTCCGGGACACGACGCTGCTGCTGTTGCCGGAAGATGGAACGGCGCTGGCGGCCGATCAGGTCATGGCGGCGCTGCAGCGCTTGAAGACCTGGCCTTTGCTGGATGGCTATCGCGGACGCGAACGAGCCGATGTGCCGGCCCTGGTCGAGGCGATTCTTGCGTTTGCGGGCATGGCGGCCGCGCTGGAGGACCAGCTGATCGAAGCGGAGATCAACCCCTTGTTCGTCAAGCCCGCCGGGCAGGGCGTATGCGCGGCCGATGGCGTGGCGGTCTTGCGGGGGCATTCGAATTAA